One window of the Desulfovibrio sp. JC010 genome contains the following:
- a CDS encoding DUF445 domain-containing protein, which produces MITMKLLLSPVICALIGWFTNFLAVKMLFHPHNPIKVGPFTIQGIFPKRQKELALRLGEMIERELISHADIKDVINDPAFLDKHKEVVLEYLDVFFREKLTSLHPMVGMFLNDETMKTVKGMLSQELDSMLPKLIETTSSQLECSLDFKCIVQDKVECFSMEQLESILFAIMKKEFKFIEIIGGVLGFIIGLIQVGIFLL; this is translated from the coding sequence ATGATAACAATGAAGCTTCTTCTTTCGCCCGTAATTTGCGCCCTGATCGGCTGGTTTACAAACTTTCTTGCGGTTAAAATGCTTTTTCATCCGCATAATCCTATCAAGGTCGGTCCTTTTACCATTCAGGGCATATTTCCCAAACGTCAGAAGGAGCTGGCCCTGCGCTTGGGTGAAATGATCGAAAGGGAGCTTATTTCCCACGCCGATATTAAAGATGTAATTAATGATCCGGCATTTCTCGATAAACATAAGGAAGTAGTTCTTGAATATCTTGATGTTTTCTTCCGCGAGAAGCTGACCTCCCTGCATCCCATGGTGGGCATGTTTCTTAATGATGAAACCATGAAGACTGTAAAGGGCATGCTTTCCCAGGAGCTTGATTCCATGCTGCCCAAGCTCATCGAGACCACTTCCTCCCAGCTTGAATGTTCCCTTGATTTCAAATGCATTGTTCAGGATAAGGTGGAATGTTTTTCCATGGAACAGCTTGAGTCCATCCTTTTTGCCATTATGAAAAAGGAATTCAAGTTTATTGAGATCATTGGCGGCGTACTCGGATTTATCATCGGTCTGATTCAGGTGGGAATTTTCCTGCTCTAA
- a CDS encoding tetratricopeptide repeat protein has protein sequence MRFLIVLGQLFFFLLLSGCAQIAGPYYLNHGEFEDGIRVLGEEFRENPEDAAAAYYLGRYYLALEEPELAAGLLKKAAGLEPENSEYRFWVGVACWALEDFEEEQASYRQALSLDEDNVSANLYLAHTYLDEGKLDQALVLYDKVIRMDKYNPQALYNRADILTRQRKKDAALKEWKKFLEYYPDGSLAVYGTEQLNRLGDFTYRNFILGKRNVTLRTFSFRAGSTKSDFESNLSLRVLSAIMESDKDSAFHIVSYCKDNPALAKERAQKIKAHILNAHPGINAARLPLSWFGVPEKIKHEGKTYNLDDSIRFITVLKQENPS, from the coding sequence TTGCGTTTTTTAATTGTGCTGGGGCAGCTGTTTTTCTTTCTGCTCCTGTCCGGTTGCGCCCAGATTGCCGGACCATACTATCTAAATCACGGAGAGTTTGAGGACGGGATCAGGGTCCTTGGTGAAGAGTTCCGGGAAAATCCTGAAGATGCAGCGGCAGCATATTATCTCGGTCGCTACTATCTTGCCCTTGAAGAGCCGGAGTTGGCAGCCGGGTTGTTGAAAAAAGCAGCCGGGCTTGAGCCTGAGAATTCTGAGTACCGTTTCTGGGTCGGTGTTGCCTGCTGGGCACTGGAAGATTTTGAAGAAGAGCAGGCAAGTTACAGGCAGGCACTTTCTTTAGATGAAGATAATGTCTCGGCAAATCTTTATCTGGCCCACACTTATCTTGATGAAGGTAAACTTGATCAGGCCCTTGTCCTCTATGATAAAGTTATCAGGATGGATAAGTATAACCCACAGGCATTATACAACCGGGCCGACATCCTGACCAGACAGCGGAAGAAAGACGCAGCCTTAAAGGAATGGAAGAAATTCCTGGAATATTACCCGGACGGAAGTCTTGCCGTATACGGAACCGAGCAGCTTAACCGTCTGGGGGATTTTACCTACCGTAACTTTATTCTTGGAAAGCGCAATGTCACTTTGCGGACCTTCAGCTTCAGAGCGGGCAGCACTAAGTCCGATTTTGAAAGCAATCTTTCTCTGCGTGTCCTTTCGGCCATAATGGAGTCGGATAAGGACAGCGCATTTCACATTGTCTCCTACTGTAAAGATAATCCCGCACTGGCAAAGGAGCGGGCACAGAAAATAAAGGCGCATATCCTTAATGCGCATCCCGGAATAAATGCCGCACGTCTGCCGCTCAGCTGGTTCGGTGTGCCGGAAAAAATCAAGCACGAGGGTAAAACTTATAATCTGGATGATTCCATCCGGTTCATCACCGTACTTAAGCAGGAGAATCCATCATGA